Proteins from a genomic interval of Erwinia sp. SLM-02:
- a CDS encoding glycoside-pentoside-hexuronide (GPH):cation symporter translates to MSKLTIKEKIGYGLGDGASNIIWQTIMLFMAYFYTDIYGLSPFHMGVMFLFVRIVDAFFDIYIGFLADHTSTRHGQFRPYLLWFALPFGILGSLTFFTPDLGESGKIIYAYVSYTALSLLYTLVNVPYCAMINNLSQDSDERLSMQSYRFAFAALGGIVVSAVALPLTKVLGGGNLQQGYFYAMVLMGVASTVMFYLCFALTEERYIRPVDKSQKFSMVFSELRYLTSDANWRRLFLLNVINLTAGILKTGGAMYFVTYYLHRPELVGVVLTIILGAKFVGSMFTTTLYSRLERVFAYKMAMTVQALIMIALFFIPAQHAVLICCIIGCIHFINSTATPLQWNLLSDIIDNIENKAGKSFSGLVFSTNIFAIKVGIAVGGALMGWILTVGGYVGNVPTQLDSATLCIRLIFTIIPALLILSLILVLRNYDLSPNHPDGTDEQEGADAVLSGAKGEAR, encoded by the coding sequence ATGTCCAAGCTGACGATTAAAGAGAAAATTGGCTACGGGCTGGGTGATGGCGCATCGAACATCATCTGGCAAACCATCATGCTGTTTATGGCCTACTTCTACACCGATATCTACGGCCTCAGCCCCTTTCATATGGGCGTGATGTTTCTTTTTGTCCGCATCGTTGATGCCTTTTTTGATATTTACATCGGCTTCCTGGCGGACCACACCTCGACCCGGCACGGCCAGTTCAGGCCTTACCTACTCTGGTTTGCCCTGCCGTTCGGCATTCTCGGCTCGCTGACCTTCTTCACGCCGGATCTGGGTGAAAGCGGCAAAATTATCTATGCCTACGTGTCGTATACCGCGCTCTCCCTGCTCTACACGCTGGTGAATGTGCCGTACTGCGCGATGATCAATAATCTCTCTCAGGACTCCGATGAACGGCTGTCGATGCAGTCCTACCGCTTTGCCTTCGCGGCGCTGGGCGGGATTGTCGTTTCCGCCGTGGCGCTGCCGCTGACCAAAGTGCTGGGCGGCGGCAACCTTCAGCAGGGCTATTTCTATGCCATGGTGCTGATGGGCGTGGCCAGCACCGTGATGTTTTATCTCTGCTTCGCGCTGACCGAGGAGCGCTATATTCGCCCGGTGGATAAATCACAAAAATTCAGCATGGTGTTCAGCGAACTTCGCTATCTGACGTCGGATGCGAACTGGCGGCGCTTATTCCTGCTGAACGTCATTAACCTGACGGCGGGAATATTAAAGACCGGTGGGGCGATGTATTTTGTCACCTATTATCTGCACCGGCCCGAGCTGGTCGGCGTGGTTCTGACTATCATCCTCGGCGCTAAGTTTGTGGGTTCAATGTTTACCACCACCCTCTATTCCCGATTAGAGCGGGTGTTCGCGTATAAAATGGCGATGACGGTACAGGCATTAATTATGATTGCGCTGTTCTTTATCCCGGCGCAGCACGCGGTGCTGATTTGCTGCATTATCGGTTGTATTCACTTTATCAACTCAACGGCAACGCCGCTGCAGTGGAACCTGCTCAGCGACATTATCGACAATATTGAAAATAAAGCCGGCAAGTCCTTCAGCGGCCTGGTGTTCTCAACCAATATTTTTGCGATCAAGGTCGGCATTGCCGTGGGTGGCGCACTGATGGGGTGGATCCTCACCGTCGGCGGCTACGTGGGCAATGTGCCAACCCAGCTGGATTCGGCCACGCTCTGCATCAGATTAATTTTTACTATCATTCCCGCGCTGTTAATTCTCAGCCTGATCCTGGTATTGAGAAATTACGATCTCAGCCCGAACCATCCTGACGGCACCGATGAGCAAGAGGGCGCTGACGCCGTGCTGTCAGGCGCGAAAGGAGAAGCAAGATGA
- a CDS encoding glycoside hydrolase family 43 protein codes for MTTIINPVLPGFNPDPSIIFANNAYYIAASTFEWFPGVSLYKSYDLKNWRLISYPLNRVSQLDMKGNPDSGGVFAPCLTVDNGIFYLVFSDVKNLTGRFWDVNNYLVSTTDIEGEWSEPTYLNSRGIDPSLFHKSDGTKWLVSMEMSYRDGGKPGFPKWNGIIIQQYDEQRKQLIGECRKIYNGSELGITEGPHLYERDGWFYLLTAEGGTFYNHGVTLARSRQLMGPYETDPCGQMMTARYDCRLPLQRTGHADLIETEGGEWFIVHLCGRPLPSRGRSPMGRETAIQKVYWNQDGWLRLVNEKNTPELVVHTRLPEKPWPATAVRDDFDTPALPLHYQSLRIPLTDAFCSLTARKGWLRLRGQESLSSHHHQSLVARRQTDFAFTAQTRIDFQPASFQQMAGLVCYYDTTNYLYLYLTCDERGRRTVNLLINDLNRFSEPSGDGIALDDDGPVHLKVEVDHDAAWFFYSLDEREWHRVGGYVEYSKLSDEYFKERGHERFTGAFVGVCCQDFTGESAFADFDYFSYQPVDAG; via the coding sequence ATGACCACCATTATTAATCCTGTCTTACCCGGCTTTAATCCCGACCCGTCGATTATCTTTGCGAACAATGCCTATTATATTGCCGCGTCGACCTTTGAATGGTTTCCCGGGGTGAGCCTGTATAAATCTTACGATTTAAAAAACTGGAGATTGATATCTTATCCCCTGAACCGGGTGAGCCAGCTGGATATGAAAGGTAATCCGGACTCCGGCGGCGTTTTTGCGCCCTGCCTGACGGTTGATAACGGTATTTTTTATCTGGTCTTCAGCGATGTTAAAAACCTGACCGGCCGCTTCTGGGATGTGAATAATTATCTTGTCAGTACGACGGACATTGAAGGTGAATGGTCAGAACCCACCTATCTCAACAGCCGGGGCATCGACCCCTCTTTGTTCCATAAAAGCGACGGCACTAAGTGGCTGGTCAGCATGGAAATGAGCTATCGCGATGGCGGCAAGCCGGGCTTCCCGAAATGGAACGGCATCATCATCCAGCAGTACGATGAACAGCGTAAACAGCTTATCGGGGAATGCCGAAAAATTTATAACGGCAGCGAGCTGGGGATCACCGAAGGGCCGCATCTTTATGAGCGCGATGGCTGGTTCTATCTGCTGACCGCCGAAGGGGGCACCTTCTACAATCACGGCGTGACCCTGGCGCGGTCCCGGCAGCTGATGGGGCCGTATGAAACTGACCCCTGCGGTCAGATGATGACCGCACGCTATGACTGCCGGCTGCCGCTCCAGCGCACCGGCCATGCGGATCTGATTGAGACCGAAGGGGGGGAGTGGTTTATCGTTCACCTGTGCGGCAGGCCGCTGCCGTCGCGGGGCAGAAGCCCGATGGGCAGGGAAACGGCCATTCAGAAAGTGTACTGGAACCAGGACGGCTGGCTGCGGCTGGTCAATGAGAAAAACACCCCGGAGCTGGTGGTCCATACGCGGCTGCCGGAAAAACCCTGGCCTGCGACGGCCGTGCGGGATGACTTCGATACGCCGGCCCTGCCGCTGCACTACCAGAGCCTGCGTATTCCTCTGACCGACGCGTTTTGCAGCCTGACGGCGCGGAAGGGCTGGCTTCGCCTGCGGGGCCAGGAATCCCTCAGCTCTCATCATCACCAGAGCCTTGTGGCCAGAAGGCAGACCGATTTTGCCTTCACGGCGCAGACCCGCATTGATTTCCAGCCCGCCTCCTTCCAGCAGATGGCCGGGCTGGTCTGTTACTACGACACGACCAATTACCTCTACCTCTATCTCACGTGCGATGAGCGCGGCAGACGCACCGTTAACCTGCTGATTAACGACCTTAACCGGTTCAGTGAGCCGAGCGGGGACGGGATCGCCCTCGACGACGACGGCCCGGTGCACCTGAAAGTGGAAGTGGACCACGATGCCGCCTGGTTCTTCTACTCCCTCGATGAGCGGGAGTGGCACCGCGTGGGGGGCTACGTGGAATACAGCAAACTGTCCGACGAATACTTTAAAGAGCGCGGACACGAGCGGTTTACCGGCGCTTTTGTCGGGGTCTGCTGCCAGGATTTCACCGGGGAGAGCGCCTTTGCCGATTTCGACTACTTCTCCTATCAGCCTGTGGACGCGGGCTGA
- a CDS encoding XylR family transcriptional regulator, protein MAWHPHRRAARRYRITLLFNANKAYDRQVMEGVGEYLQASQSRWDIFIEDDFCLRSAPATDWLGDGVIADYDDADIEAQLAGVAVPVVGVGGSRLHSPYPPVHYIATDNAAQVELAWRHLQEKGISQFAFYGLPDSIHHRWAKEREMAFRRLASRNGYPLRVYQGSETSAVSWQHAQNRLADWLQQLPPHCGIIAVTDSRARHILQACESLNIPVPETLSVIGIDNEELTRYLSRVSLSSVVQGTRQMGFQAARLLQRLIDGEVLPMQRILIPPQRVIGRRSTDYRSLNDPAVIQAMHFIRGHASNGIRVEQVLDAVGLSRTSLDTRFKAETGHSLHATIHAEKLTRAREMLTATALPVAEIAQVCGYPSLPYFYAVFRKAYGIPPGQYREDNRHGIPE, encoded by the coding sequence ATGGCATGGCACCCCCACCGCCGGGCTGCACGGCGTTATCGAATCACCCTGCTGTTTAATGCCAACAAAGCCTATGACCGGCAGGTGATGGAGGGCGTGGGCGAATACCTGCAGGCATCGCAAAGCCGGTGGGATATCTTTATCGAAGATGATTTTTGCCTGCGCTCAGCACCGGCTACCGACTGGCTGGGTGACGGGGTTATCGCCGACTATGACGATGCGGATATCGAGGCGCAGCTTGCTGGCGTTGCGGTGCCGGTGGTGGGGGTGGGCGGATCCCGTCTTCACTCCCCGTATCCGCCGGTTCACTATATTGCCACGGACAACGCGGCCCAGGTCGAACTGGCCTGGCGGCATCTGCAGGAGAAAGGGATTTCACAGTTTGCCTTCTACGGCCTGCCGGACAGTATTCATCACCGCTGGGCTAAGGAGCGCGAAATGGCCTTTCGCCGGCTGGCCAGCCGCAACGGCTACCCGCTGCGCGTTTATCAGGGAAGCGAAACCTCGGCGGTGAGCTGGCAGCACGCGCAAAACCGCCTGGCAGACTGGCTGCAACAGCTGCCGCCCCACTGTGGCATTATTGCCGTTACCGATTCACGCGCCCGCCATATTCTTCAGGCCTGCGAGTCGCTGAATATTCCGGTGCCGGAAACCCTGTCGGTTATCGGTATTGATAACGAAGAGCTGACGCGCTATCTGTCGCGCGTGTCTCTCTCTTCCGTGGTGCAGGGAACCCGGCAGATGGGTTTTCAGGCCGCCAGGCTTCTTCAGCGTCTGATCGACGGTGAGGTCTTACCGATGCAGCGTATTCTTATTCCCCCTCAGCGGGTTATCGGCCGGCGTTCAACCGACTACCGCTCGTTGAACGATCCGGCGGTGATTCAGGCGATGCACTTTATCCGCGGTCATGCCAGTAACGGCATTCGCGTGGAGCAGGTGCTGGATGCGGTTGGCCTCTCCCGAACCAGCCTTGATACCCGATTTAAGGCGGAAACGGGGCACTCGCTGCACGCGACGATCCACGCGGAAAAACTGACCCGCGCCAGGGAAATGCTCACCGCTACGGCGCTGCCCGTGGCGGAAATTGCGCAGGTCTGCGGCTATCCCTCTCTGCCGTACTTCTATGCCGTATTCAGAAAAGCATACGGCATCCCCCCCGGGCAGTACCGGGAGGATAATCGCCACGGCATTCCGGAGTGA